One genomic region from Prunus persica cultivar Lovell chromosome G3, Prunus_persica_NCBIv2, whole genome shotgun sequence encodes:
- the LOC109947844 gene encoding leucine-rich repeat extensin-like protein 3, with protein sequence MCYVGKATKIFIFVVTVLVVLGLVLGFGVLRHGLQKTHKCSADSDSCHSLSSPPLIFPNPNSSSNQPNPPSTDPTLTQPSPPTPNFNPPPPNPDSNQPPPTSISSPPPPPTSIQTPPPPATPIQTPPPPATPIQTPPPPATPIQTPPPPDPTLNPPSSRLRRLQRRSRRSIHQGSSGDAGPVPCLAPISSANSFPHNFFSFSSL encoded by the coding sequence ATGTGCTATGTGGGAAAAGCAACAAAGATCTTCATTTTCGTAGTCACAGTGCTTGTGGTTCTTGGGCTCGTTTTGGGATTTGGGGTTTTGCGGCATGGCCTCCAGAAAACCCACAAATGCTCCGCCGATTCAGACTCttgccactctctctcttctcctcctctcaTCTTCCCCAACCCCAATTCCAGTTCGAACCAGCCCAACCCACCATCCACAGATCCCACCTTGACACAGCCCAGCCCACCTACCCCCAATTTTAACCCACCTCCACCTAACCCAGATTCAAACCAGCCTCCGCCGACCTCAATTTCAAGCCCACCTCCTCCACCGACCTCAATTCAAACCCCACCTCCTCCGGCGACCCCAATTCAAACTCCACCTCCTCCGGCGACCCCAATTCAAACTCCACCTCCTCCGGCGACCCCAATTCAAACTCCACCTCCGCCAGACCCAACTCTCAATCCGCCATCTTCTCGCCTCCGCCGGCTTCAACGGCGCAGCCGCCGTTCAATCCACCAAGGCAGCTCAGGTGACGCAGGCCCTGTTCCATGCTTAGCTCCAATTTCGTCTGCAAATTCATTTCCCCacaattttttctctttttcatctCTTTGA